From a region of the Candida albicans SC5314 chromosome 1, complete sequence genome:
- a CDS encoding uncharacterized protein (Ortholog of C. dubliniensis CD36 : Cd36_11720, C. parapsilosis CDC317 : CPAR2_201890, Candida tenuis NRRL Y-1498 : CANTEDRAFT_91948 and Debaryomyces hansenii CBS767 : DEHA2E16786g): protein MFSTRVTFRWSLSIRPNILFSRFNSTTAKQYVRQKPKMMDLIRTPTTKSLILTLITSSMIIELMNSKKNLETLINSYNLKFEILLEIIDKLNNNEKFDITKELQLANSFTENKYSSKTDIQMDEQLEQFLKEITQDEGENNQLQQIEVETQVPKNQSIPDIINENIKNSTQEKPKSYY from the coding sequence ATGTTTTCTACCAGAGTTACATTCAGATGGAGCTTATCTATACGGCCAAATATTCTATTTTCAAGATTCAATTCAACTACTGCCAAACAATATGTTCGACAAAAACCGAAAATGATGGATTTAATACGAACTCCAACTactaaatcattaattttaacCTTAATTACAAGTTCAATGATTATAGAATTAATGaatagtaaaaaaaatttagaaactttgatcaattcatataatttaaaatttgaaattttattagaaattattgataaattgaataataatgaaaaatttgatatcACTAAAGAATTACAATTAGCTAATTCATTTactgaaaataaatatagTTCTAAAACTGATATTCAAATGGATGAACAATTggaacaatttttaaaagaaataacTCAAGATGAAGGTGAAAATAACCAATTACAACAGATAGAAGTAGAAACACAGGTACccaaaaatcaatcaataccagatataataaatgaaaatatcaaaaattcAACCCAAGAGAAACCAAAATCATACTACTAA
- a CDS encoding uncharacterized protein (Has domain(s) with predicted serine-type endopeptidase activity, role in retrograde vesicle-mediated transport, Golgi to ER and integral component of membrane localization) codes for MKVPKTTSIILVVLSTLTFLNFILKYYTYFVLIASSTKAQQQDHQQQQQGQSQGQQQGEHHHIPELAQETGEIPHPHELFVPLLTFIPTKSPVLTRPWVLLTSGFIEENFIELFISFILIFYLGKYLETIWGSKEFSKFIIINVLISNLIIYIYYNLKSFIVELTDENLPPVILSSMSINIGLIIAMKQRIPKHYLIFFKGNLRFKVTYLPFLTILLTWILSLLSEEFYILFVMSIVGFIVSWAYLRFFKTGANERQLYILPFALTHKRKNRFNTTTTTTTVNNSNTSHISGSNSTSNNNSNHTNTGFSLDNDSLKGDRSEQFALYTFFPYPLSIPIKFIANFIFEILVDHKLLNRRDFKNYDDEEDNNNNNNNNNNNNVSHVRGISNRYEDVDKLKNNLFGLSALNGAQSVSTISMASSMKKFWDWLIPTTNSKSHETSNIKINMDRRRKLALKEIE; via the coding sequence ATGAAAGTACCGAAGACCACAAGCATAATATTAGTTGTTTTATCAACATTGACTTTTCTaaattttatattgaaGTATTATACTTATTTTGTATTAATTgcatcatcaacaaaagctcaacaacaagatcatcaacaacaacaacaaggtCAAAGTCAAGGTCAACAACAAGGTGAACATCATCATATACCTGAATTAGCACAAGAAACTGGAGAAATACCTCATCCTCATGAATTATTTGTACCGTTATTAACGTTTATACCGACAAAATCACCTGTTTTAACTCGACCATGGGTTTTATTAACTAGTGgatttattgaagaaaatttcattgaattatttattagttttatattgattttttatttaggGAAATATTTAGAAACCATATGGGGATCTAAAgaattttctaaatttataattattaatgttTTAATTAGTAATTTGatcatttatatttattataatttaaaatcttTTATCGTTGAATTAACTGATGAAAATTTACCTCCAGTTATATTAAGTTCAATGTCAATTAATATTGGATTAATTATTGCTATGAAGCAAAGAATTCCTAaacattatttgatttttttcaaaggTAATTTAAGATTTAAAGTCACTTATTTACCATTTTTAACTATCTTATTAACTTGGATATTATCCTTATTAAGTGAAGaattttatatattatttgttatGAGTATTGTTGGGTTTATTGTTAGTTGGGCATATTTACGATTTTTCAAGACTGGCGCTAATGAAAGACAATTGTATATTTTACCATTTGCATTAACTCATAAAAGGAAAAATAGATTCAATACTACtaccacaaccaccaccgtcaacaacagcaacacTAGTCATATTTCGGGTTCTAATTCAACAAGCAACAATAACAGTAATCATACCAATACTGGGTTTTCCTTAGATAATGATAGTCTTAAAGGTGATAGATCTGAGCAATTTGCATTATATACATTTTTCCCATATCCATTATCAATaccaattaaatttattgcaaattttatttttgaaattttagtGGAtcataaattattaaatagacgtgattttaaaaattatgacgatgaagaagataataacaataacaacaacaataacaacaataacaatgtGAGTCATGTACGGGGGATATCTAATCGTTATGAAgatgttgataaattgaaaaataatttatttggaCTTTCAGCATTGAATGGAGCACAACTggtttcaacaatttccaTGGCTTCATctatgaaaaaattttgggaTTGGCTAATTCCTACTACCAATTCTAAATCTCATGAAACTTctaatataaaaataaatatggACAGACGTAGGAAATTAGCATTAAAAGAGATAGAATGa
- the DLH1 gene encoding recombinase (Functional homolog of S. cerevisiae Dmc1; a meiosis-specific protein required for repair of double-strand breaks and pairing between homologous chromosomes) translates to MSVEDSIISLDSLQDQGINAGDINKLKSAGICSITSLLSTTRRNLTKIKGLSEIKVEKIKEAAGKIKKYGFLPATIVAELRTKVFHITTGSKQFDEILGGGIQSMSITEVFGEFRCGKTQLCHTLCVAAQLPTDMGGGEGRVAYIDTEGTFRPDRIRSIAERYGVDADTCLENISYARALNSEHQIELVEQLSNELAEGTFRLLIVDSIMACFRVDYSGRGELNERQQKLNQHLSNLTRVAEDYNIAVFLTNQVQSDPGASALFAAADGRKPVGGHVLAHASATRILLRKGRGEERVAKLQDSPNMPEKECVYVIGEGGIKDTD, encoded by the exons ATGAGTGTTGAagattcaataatatcTTTAGATTCATTACAAGATCAAGGGATTAATGCTGGTGATATCAATAAGTTGAAATCTGCAGGGATATGTTCTATCACA TCCTTGTTATCTACGACTAGACGAAATCTAACTAAGATTAAAGGTCTTAGTGAAAtcaaagttgaaaaaatcaaagaagCAGCAGGGAAAATTAAA AAATATGGGTTCCTTCCTGCTACTATTGTTGCTGAATTAAGAACTAAAGTATTTCATATCACAACTGGATCCAAACAGTTTGATGAAATActtggtggtggtattCAATCAATGAGTATTACTGAAGTATTTGGAGAATTTCGGTGTGGAAAAACTCAATTATGCCACACTTTATGTGTTGCTGCTCAATTGCCAACTGATATGGGTGGAGGAGAAGGAAGAGTGGCATATATTGACACCGAAGGTACTTTCAGACCAGATAGAATTAGATCAATTGCAGAAAGGTATGGTGTGGATGCTGACACTTGTCTTGAAAACATCTCTTATGCCCGAGCATTGAATAGTGAGCATCAAATAGAACTTGTTGAGCAATTAAGTAATGAATTAGCGGAAGGTACTTTCAGACTATTGATAGTTGATTCTATCATGGCATGTTTCCGAGTTGATTATTCTGGACGAGGTGAATTAAACGAaagacaacaaaaattaaatcaacatttatcaaatttaactAGAGTCGCTGAGGATTATAACATTGCGGTATTTTTAACAAATCAAGTTCAATCTGACCCTGGAGCCAGTGCATTATTTGCCGCAGCTGATGGAAGAAAGCCAGTTGGTGGTCATGTTTTAGCTCATGCCTCGGCAACTAGAATTTTGCTTAGAAAAGGAAGAGGTGAAGAAAGAGTAGCTAAATTACAAGATAGTCCTAATATGCCTGAAAAAGAATGTGTTTATGTTATTGGTGAAGGAGGAATTAAAGACACcgattga
- the CDC54 gene encoding MCM DNA helicase complex subunit (Putative pre-replication complex helicase subunit; transcript regulated by Nrg1 and Mig1; periodic mRNA expression, peak at cell-cycle M/G1 phase; Hap43-induced) yields MSSPPQSTNQNNSNPAQDSLERESGSISQSQQPPIVSSPLFFNSSNPGSDIGNFNSQSQSQSQSQRRNDISSPLHYTSSAQPTSDIGGFDSQRSARVQDVGRIMRRAQRSDVTDSVSSPQRSRRYFTQGRGNGPSNLNSSTSAQFSTDPAEPNDEPVRVIWGTNVSIQECSNIFRDFLLSFKYKYRRELEEQAIEPEDHELYYVNQLNNIIELGLTNLNLDAKNLLSYPSTRKLYYQLINYPQEIIPIMDHTIKDCLIQIINDANATTSPAQSKLDEIETNVYTIRPYNVNLVEKGIRELNPNDIDKLVSVKGLTLRSTSIIPDMKVAFFRCNACGHTVGVEIDRGVISEPTKCPREVCGQTNSMVLIHNRSSFSDKQVIKLQETPDLVPDGQTPHSINLCVYDELVDSCRAGDRVEVCGIFRSTPVRANPRQRALKNLYKTYLDIVHVKKIDKRRLGGDVTTLEHELAEKDQEVEQVRKITAEEEAKIKEISERDDLYEILARSLAPSIYEMDDVKKGILLQLFGGTNKTFTKGGRYRGDINILLCGDPSTSKSQILQYVHKIAPRGVYTSGKGSSAVGLTAYITRDIDTKQLVLESGALVLSDGGVCCIDEFDKMSDATRSVLHEVMEQQTISIAKAGIITTLNARTSILASANPINSRYDPNLPVTGNIDLPPPLLSRFDLVYLILDKVDESIDRQLARHLTDMYLEDAPETVNANSVLPVELLTLYIQYAKENFNPVMTEEGKNELVRSYVEMRKLGEDARSSEKRITATTRQLESMIRLSEAHAKMRLSERVELIDVKEAVRLIKSAIKDYATDPVTGRIDMDMIQTGTTAQQRRVQEDLVSEIMKIIEENNNLIRFNDLSVKLNERSSFRVENSVINEGLRRLQQEGKIMETGDSHRRTIRKIAIV; encoded by the coding sequence ATGTCTTCACCTCCACAAAGTactaatcaaaataattccAATCCAGCTCAAGATTCACTTGAAAGAGAATCCGGGTCCATCTCCCAAAGTCAACAACCACCAATTGTTTCTTCAccattatttttcaattcatcaaatccAGGTTCAGATATTGGTAATTTTAACTCTCAAAGTCAAAGTCAAAGTCAAagtcaaagaagaaatgatATATCATCACCATTACATTACACTTCCTCAGCACAACCTACTTCTGATATTGGTGGGTTTGATTCTCAAAGATCTGCTAGAGTACAAGATGTTGGTAGAATAATGAGAAGAGCACAAAGAAGTGATGTCACTGATTCAGTATCTTCACCTCAACGTAGTAGAAGATATTTTACTCAGGGAAGAGGTAATGGACCTTCGAATTTAAACTCTAGCACTTCAGCACAATTTAGTACTGATCCAGCAGAACCTAATGATGAACCAGTGAGAGTCATTTGGGGTACAAATGTTTCAATCCAAGAATGTTCTAATATTTTCAGAGATTTCTTATTATcattcaaatataaatacaGAAGAGAATTAGAAGAACAAGCAATTGAACCGGAAGACCATGAATTATACTAtgttaatcaattgaataatattattgaattggGATTAACCAATCTTAATTTAGATGccaaaaatttattgagTTATCcttcaacaagaaaattgtattatcaattgattaattatCCTCAAGAAATTATTCCTATTATGGACCATACCATAAAGGATTGTTTaatccaaataataaatgatgCCAATGCCACCACTAGTCCAGCACAATCTAAacttgatgaaattgaaactaaTGTTTACACCATACGTCCATACAATGTCAATTTGGTTGAAAAAGGTATTCGTGAATTGAATCctaatgatattgataagTTAGTTAGTGTTAAAGGGTTAACATTACGTTCTACTTCTATCATTCCTGATATGAAAGTGGCATTTTTCAGATGTAACGCCTGTGGTCATACTGTTGGGGTGGAAATTGATCGTGGTGTAATTTCCGAACCAACAAAATGTCCTAGAGAAGTATGTGGTCAAACCAATTCAATGGTACTTATTCATAATCGTTCATCATTTTCTGATAAACAAGTGAttaaattacaagaaaCTCCTGATTTGGTACCTGATGGTCAAACCCCTCATTCTATCAATTTATGTGTTTACGATGAATTGGTTGATTCTTGTCGTGCTGGTGATCGTGTTGAAGTATGTGGTATTTTCAGATCAACTCCAGTTCGAGCAAATCCTAGACAAAGAGCTTTAAAAAACTTATATAAAACATATTTGGATATTGTTCATGTGAAAAAAATCGATAAAAGGCGATTAGGTGGTGATGTTACCACTTTAGAACACGAATTGGCTGAAAAGGATCAAGAAGTTGAACAAGTTCGAAAAATCACtgctgaagaagaagctaaaatcaaagaaatttctGAACGTGATGATTTGTATGAAATATTGGCTAGATCATTAGCTCCATCTATTTATGAGATGGATGATGTTAAAAAGGGGATCTTGTTACAATTATTTGGTGGTACTAATAAAACATTTACAAAAGGTGGTCGTTATAGAGGtgatataaatattttattatgtGGTGATCCATCTACTTCTAAATCACAAATCTTACAATATGTTCATAAGATTGCTCCAAGAGGGGTTTATACTTCTGGTAAAGGTTCTTCGGCTGTTGGTTTGACAGCTTATATCACCAGAGATATTGATACAAAACAATTAGTATTGGAAAGTGGGGCCCTTGTGTTATCTGATGGAGGTGTTTGTTGTATTGATGAGTTTGACAAGATGAGTGATGCCACCAGATCAGTTTTACATGAAGTCATGGAACAACAAACTATTTCTATTGCTAAAGCCGGTATTATTACCACATTAAATGCTAGGACATCTATTTTAGCTTCTGCAAATCCAATTAATTCTCGTTATGATCCAAATTTGCCTGTGACGGGTAACATTGATTTGCCACCACCATTGTTATCACgttttgatttggtttatttgattttggataAAGTTGATGAATCAATCGATAGACAATTGGCTAGACATTTGACTGATATGTATTTGGAAGATGCTCCTGAAACTGTTAATGCCAATTCGGTATTACCCGTGGAATTATTAACACTTTATATTCAATATGCTAAAGAGAATTTCAATCCCGTGATGACAGAAGAAGgtaaaaatgaattagtTAGATCATACGTTGAAATGAGAAAATTGGGGGAGGATGCTAGATCATCAGAAAAGAGAATCACCGCTACTACAAGACAATTGGAATCGATGATTAGATTGTCTGAAGCCCATGCTAAAATGAGATTATCTGAAAGAGTTGAATTGATCGATGTTAAAGAAGCAGTAAGATTAATTAAATCGGCCATTAAAGATTATGCTACTGATCCAGTTACTGGTAGAATCGATATGGATATGATTCAAACTGGTACTACGGCACAACAAAGAAGAGTACAAGAAGATTTGGTCAGTGAAATTATGAAAATCATcgaagaaaataataatttaattagaTTTAATGATCTTAGTgttaaattgaatgaacGTAGTTCATTTAGAGTGGAAAATCTGGTGATTAATGAAGGGTTGAGACGATTACAACAAGAAGGTAAAATCATGGAAACTGGTGATAGTCATAGAAGAACTATTAGAAAAATTGCTATTgtataa
- a CDS encoding Elongator subunit (Putative elongator complex subunit; for modification of wobble nucleosides in tRNA; Spider biofilm induced), whose product MSFRKRGEIIGGSPAPNRGPIGSIPARAPGIAGRAPPLGRTPPAVTGKGITTTTTSSFQLKSKPKSIEKDNATQIMQNPGVRPSLVTSQPTTSTGSSDLDKILLHQGLPLGNSLLIEESGTTDFSSVLLRAFASQGILHNRISNDINAHVIVLGMNQQWANDLPGVYKGSSKEQKKAKIIENESKVSVSNLSNAPSTTNRTTTDPNLKIAWRYGLNKKPESKDENESSNSYEHYNNQFDLTQKLVPGPNPQDISFLPLNAEFNNMVNQISSIIKNQLRSNPTKVIRLIIPSILNPSLYHPSCSSSTFIVPFIHSLRSLVRRFSNNLVLVCSISLDLYPKDSSLLLFIQSLFDAIIHLQPFNQEMTQLLEKAYKNEPTKIQQGLVNIIKIPILSEKGLMMVHDGEYAFKNGRKKFEIEEWSIPVEDDSKDDTHQTQEGGTTTKNIDF is encoded by the coding sequence ATGTCATTTAGAAAAAGAGGTGAAATAATAGGTGGAAGTCCCGCACCAAATAGAGGCCCCATTGGCTCAATTCCAGCTAGAGCTCCAGGTATCGCAGGACGTGCACCACCATTGGGAAGAACACCACCAGCAGTAACAGGTAAAGGTAtcactacaacaacaacttcatCATTCCAATTAAAATCCAAAcctaaatcaattgaaaaagataatgCTACCCAAATCATGCAAAACCCGGGTGTAAGACCATCATTAGTGACTTCACAACCAACAACATCTACTGGAAGTTCTGATTTAGATAAAATCCTATTGCACCAAGGATTACCGCTTGGgaattcattattaattgaagaatcAGGTACTACGGATTTTTCTTCTGTTTTGTTAAGGGCATTTGCATCACAGGGGATTTTGCACAATagaatttcaaatgataTTAATGCTCATGTCATTGTTTTGGGTATGAACCAACAATGGGCAAATGATTTACCTGGTGTTTACAAAGGTTCTTCAAAAGAACAGAAAAAGGCGAAAATTATAGAAAATGAATCTAAAGTGAGTGTTTCCAATTTGTCCAATGCTCCATCAACAACTAATAGAACAACTACTGatccaaatttaaaaattgcATGGAGATACGGTTTGAATAAGAAACCAGAAAGtaaagatgaaaatgaaagtTCTAATAGTTATGAAcattataataatcaatttgatttgacaCAAAAATTGGTGCCGGGACCAAATCCACAAGATATATCATTTCTTCCATTGAATGCTGAGTTTAATAATATGGTGAATCAAATCTCTAGTATAAtaaagaatcaattgaGATCAAATCCCACAAAAGTGATTAGATTGATAATTCCCAGCATTCTAAACCCATCTTTATATCATCCATCATGTTCTTCATCTACATTTATTGTCCCATTTATACATTCACTACGTTCTTTAGTACGTCGATTTTCTAATAATCTAGTGTTGGTTTGTTCTATATCATTAGATTTATATCCAAAAGACTCgagtttattattatttattcaatcaTTGTTTGATGCCATTATTCATCTTCAACCATTCAATCAAGAAATGACTCAATTACTAGAAAAAGCTTATAAAAATGAACCAACAAAGATTCAACAAGGTTTAgtgaatattattaaaatacCTATTTTATCTGAAAAAGGTCTAATGATGGTACATGATGGAGAATATGCTTTTAAAAAtggaagaaagaaatttgaaattgaagaatggAGTATCCCGGTGGAAGATGATTCAAAAGATGATACTCATCAAACACAAGAAGGAGGTACTACAACCAagaatattgatttttaa
- the GSG1 gene encoding Gsg1p (Putative subunit of the TRAPP complex; involved in targeting of ER-to-Golgi transport vesicles; flow model biofilm induced) yields the protein MDYPSGSDPFTSRQHLLHHTFSPLISIEATHNVDLIFQSIINNNDNISTLQIFKPYGNNAKYSINTNNQQFKIINNQLITKNYPSFPIRFEPSLPDLVSVLNAQSRNPKNSNNLGGSNNTSNNNNNGLLLNKLNSNSSPSLSNSITEEFKTRSEGVPLNQLFSISSLEVYLRHMANPDNSINNSGGGGSLYLNFFDKLITSNQITPFETFNHPISQIFIIDYETDSIDILRKLIVEFRNYNFPKFFQIDDLLIHVFIIYDCDKFATGDIINFQNEIKNKLNVNTTVFPMSYNNNKEKSSGGGMETNTISLVENSTIEEELQRISWNDINNSFEIPKVVDYTIRTKLYEFINKFLIPHMQSKVRYWDDQILQPKKSITGRFFQVSKKFFNSNNNSDTSLLTNTAKSFKNGVTHGNSNSNSNSTFNYNENYYYKSSSEQILRKLADWSLMLKDFKYAYSTYELIKKDYSNDRAWVYVASTQEMCIVSLLLVQTQQQQSPLQLQSQSQLHQQNIKSLIPDKNTLRKIKHDIIEPYMDNLCYTFKSRLNLKTFSFKTMIIVIELLLCMSQMFNISYWWYDTIEKYLIKLNNEFDQHLSNINNSNNDNNSNAFSIIKALLYERLGYNSGHSVFLSLENYHLFRKNFERNRQVQPQPQKQEREEEQEEEEEEGMYVNELKLSTPTNRGIIGTTRFRKSALWYLLSMKQWHLSNNKSQIERLFNNIQLVYPDTNSNTNKQNGEEYVWYNRNDGILGILEKYIDTDK from the coding sequence ATGGATTACCCTTCAGGATCAGATCCATTTACATCAAGACAACATTTATTACATCATACATTTTCACcattaatatcaattgaagcAACTCataatgttgatttaatattccaatcaataataaacaataatgataatatatCAACATTACAAATCTTCAAACCATATGGGAATAATGCGaaatattcaatcaatactaataatcaacaatttaaaattattaataatcaattgataacaaAGAATTATCCTAGTTTCCCCATTAGATTTGAACCATCATTACCTGATTTGGTATCGGTTTTGAATGCACAACTGAGAAACCCCAAAAATTCCAACAACTTAGGTGGTAGTAATAATactagtaataataataataatggattattattgaataaattaaattcaaattcttcaccTAGTTTATCGAATTCAATAACAGAAGAGTTTAAAACTCGACTGGAAGGAGTACCgttgaatcaattatttagTATTAGTTCATTAGAAGTTTATTTAAGACATATGGCAAACCCAGATAATAGTATTAACAATAGTGGTGGAGGTGGTTCAttgtatttgaattttttcgataaattaataacatcaaatcaaataacaCCATTTGAAACATTTAATCATCCCATAAGtcaaattttcattattgattatgaaacggattcaattgatatattaagaaaattaattgttgaatttagaaattataatttcccgaaatttttccaaattgatgatttattaattcatgtatttataatttatgATTGTGATAAATTTGCTACTGgagatattattaatttccaaaatgaaattaaaaataaattgaatgtaAATACTACTGTTTTCCCCATGtcatataataataataaagaaaagtcCCTGGGTGGAGGAATGGAAACAAATACTATATCATTAGTTGAAAATAGTactattgaagaagaattacaaaGAATTTCTTGGAATGATATAAACaattcatttgaaatacctaaagttgttgattaCACTATACGGACAAAATTATAcgaatttattaataaatttttaataccTCATATGCAATCAAAAGTTAGATATTGGGATGATCAAATCTTACAACCTAAAAAATCTATAACGGGGAGATTTTTCCAAGTTtctaaaaaattttttaatagtaataataatagtgatACTAGTTTATTAACAAATACTGCTAAATCCTTCAAAAATGGCGTTACTCATGggaattcaaattcaaattcaaattcaaccTTCAATtataatgaaaattattattataaatcaCTGCTGGAACAAATACTAAGGAAATTGGCTGATTGGTCATTAATGTTAaaagatttcaaatatgCTTATTCCACTtatgaattaattaaaaaagatTATAGTAATGATAGAGCATGGGTTTATGTTGCATCAACTCAAGAAATGTGTattgtttctttattattagttcaaactcaacaacaacaactgccactacaactacaactgCAACTGCAATTACATCAGcaaaatattaaatcattaattccTGATAAAAATACTttaagaaaaattaaacatgATATTATTGAACCTTATATGGATAATTTATGTTATACTTTTAAATCAagattaaatttgaaaacatttaGTTTCAAAACCAtgattattgttattgaattgttaCTTTGTATGAGTCAAATGTTTAATATTTCTTATTGGTGGTATGATACTATTGAAAAGTATcttattaaattaaataatgaattcGATCAGCATTTATccaatattaataatagcAATAAcgataataatagtaacGCATTTCTGATTATAAAAGCCTTGTTATATGAACGATTAGGTTATAATTCAGGTCATTCAGTTTTTTTACTGTTGGAgaattatcatttattcCGAAAGAATTTTGAACGAAATAGACAAgtacaaccacaaccacaaaaacaagaacgagaagaagaacaagaagaagaggaggaggaaggAATGTACGTTAATGAACTTAAATTGAGTACACCTACAAATCGTGGCATAATTGGTACAACAAGATTTCGAAAATCAGCATTATGGTATTTATTATCTATGAAACAATGGCATTTActgaataataaatcacaaattgaaagattatttaataatattcaattagTGTATCCTGATACTAATTCCAACAccaataaacaaaatggAGAAGAATATGTTTGGTATAATCGAAATGATGGGATTTTAGGAATACTAGAAAAATATATAGATACCGACAAATAG